The Notamacropus eugenii isolate mMacEug1 chromosome 4, mMacEug1.pri_v2, whole genome shotgun sequence DNA window TCTATATCTATAATTGTCTCCATCTATTTATACCTCTCTATCTAGTCTAGAGCTAtctgtctcctcccctcccccttcctccctcctcttcctttcctttctccccctccctctcccctatctctctctctcctctctccttcaccctccctttctccctcccttctctctccctctccccctttccctctccctccctccctttttcgctctccctccctctctcttctctgtctccctctctacccctccctgttctctccccctcccttctctttctcccttcctccccatctttcttcccccttcctttctttctcttccccttcctctctccttctctccctcctcttccccctctctctccctccctctctccctatcctGTAGAACAGGGATTGTCCTCACTCTGCTTGGCCCCACAGGCTAGCAGTGAACCACAGTGGGGACAGAAACAAGTTTCATCCCAATAGATTTTACAAGTCAAAGGCGAGCCCATGATAAGGTTCACAGAGGAAGTCCATGGTGGGCCTCACAAGAGGGAATTACCCTGGAGAAGTGAGGTAAAGCTGCCATCCGAGGAACATCTGACCAAATTGAGAAGTAGGCCTCAGGTAGTGGAGGCCAGGGTTCACCAACCAATGGCCATTCCATAAGCTCCACCAACATCCCTCCTTGTGGGATTACAAGAACCCTGTGGATGGTGGGCCCCACTCTGTCACCACCATTATCACTCTTACTGCCGTGGTGAGTGGGCAGCCAGGGATGGCTTTGGGGTCTGCAGCCTTAGAGGACTGGCACCTCCTGATCCACTAGGATGCAGATTCATAGAAGTATTGACTTGGGATGAAAAACTTTCCAACAGTCAGAAGTGTCCAAGAGAGGACTGGGCTGTTAGGGGTAGTGTGAACTCCCCATCACTAGAAGAGTTCAAGAGaggactgactgaatgaatgatcCTTTATCTGCCATGTTGTAGAATGGTTTCCTCTTCTGGAGAAGGGAggtgagatgatctctgaggctcCTACCAATGCCGAAATTCTGGGgaaggatggaatgggattgAGCTAGCCTAGGGACAAGAAAGGGGCTAGCCTGGGGCTGAGGCTTGGGGATAGTGCCTGGAATAGGGCTAGCCTAGGGATGGAATCAGAGTTCAAAGGAGGGAGGAGACTGGGATTTCCCACCCTTCCCCAGGGTTAAAACCTTCCTTGAGATTACCTCACCTTTACAATACTTGTCTCTTGGATGTTGCTAATTGTTTGAATTATTATTAATGGTTATTAACCACTTTCTCCTTACATTCCTAGCACTTACCATGGTGCCTGGTGAACAGTAAgccttaataaatatctgtggaCTCACTGACCGACCGACCGACTGACTGACAAGGGGTAAGGATAGGGGTTGAATGGCGAGTGGGCAGGGCCCGCATCTGGAGCTCAGATGCTTTGTTTTTCCTGCCCCGACCAGACAGGTGCAGGCTCTGTGCCCCTCCTCCATCTTCTTGCCCAGGACCTTGGACCCAGCCCGCTCCCCAAGCATGGCGTGGGGGTTGCCAAGTGCCGCCAGCCTGGCTCGTCTCTGCAAGAAGCTCAACCGGCTGAAGCCATTGGAAGATACCATGATGGAGACATCCCTGAGGCGCTGCCTGTCCACGCTGGACCTAGCACTGCTGGGCATCGGTGGCATGGTAGGCTCGGGCCTCTATGTGCTCACGGGCACGGTGGCTAAAGAAATGGCAGGCCCAGCAGTGATCATCTCCtttgctgtggctgctgtggccTCGCTGCTGGCAGCCCTGTGTTACGCAGAGTTTGGGGCTCGCGTGCCACGCACAGGCTCAGCCTACATGTTCACTTACGTGTCCATGGGTGAGCTCTGGGCCTTCCTCATTGGCTGGAACGTACTGCTGGAGTACATGATTGGGGGTGCTGCCGTGGCCCGAGCCTGGAGTGGCTACCTTGATTCCATCTTCAGTCACCATATCCGGAACTTTACAGAAACTCACGTGGGTGTATGGCAGGTGCCTTTCCTTGCCCGCTACCCAGACTTCCTGGCCGCAGGCATCCTGCTGATCGCTGCCGCCTTTGTTTCCTGCGGGGCCCGCGTCTCCTCCTGGCTCAACCACATCTTCTCTGCCCTTAGCCTGGGCGTCATCATCTTCATTGTCATCCTGGGCTTTGTGTTGGCCCAGCCCAAGAACTGGAGCACTCAGGAAGGCGGCTTTGCCCCTTTTGGCTTCTCTGGAATCCTGGCAGGCACGGCTACGTGCTTCTATGCCTTTGTGGGCTTTGATGTCATCGCTGCCTCCAGTGAAGAGGCCAGGAACCCCAAGCGGGCAGTGCCCATGGCCATTGCCATCTCCCTGAGCCTGGTGGCCGGTGCCTACATCCTGGTGTCCATGGTCCTGACTCTGATGATGCCCTGGCACAGTCTGGACCCTGAGTCAGCTCTGGCTGATGCCTTCTATCGGCGTGGCTATGGCTGGGCTGGCTTCGTTGTGGCTGTGGGATCCATCTGTGGTGAGTGGGAGGAGGGTGGAGGGATGCCACCCAGCCCTGGGTCTTGGGCCCAACCAGCATCCTTATTCTCATGGGGTTCACACGTAGAGTTCCCTCAGCTCTGCCCTGGACCACTAAGACCTGTCTAAGGCTCCAGTGAGTCTCACTAGCcttgtcatgtttttttttttcccaatgaggtTCACCCCTCTGTCCTCCCCTGGTCAGGTGGGATTAGTCTTGGCCTGGTCAGGCCTTCTAGGGTGGTCTGACTGTAGGGCCAAGTAAGGGATGATCCATGCCACAATAATCACCAGATGGACGACTTGAAATGTAAAAGGTCAAGTCACCAAAGAGGCTGCCAAGGGGCACATCTGATAGAGAcctgggtctggggtcaggaaaatctgagttcctgTCTCAGACCcttgctagctatgtggccctgggcaagtcacttaatgtctctgggcttcagttgcctcatctgccaaaaagaataataatagtgccCATCTCCCCTGGTCATTGTGAGGATTAAGGGAGATAACATGTGCAAAGCATCTTGGAAGACTCAAAGCTTTAGAGAAATGTTAAGTTTGTTGATGATTATAAAAAATCAGAGATAGCTTTCACAACTATGAATTAACCaaagaagaaagattttaaagCTTGAAATAGACAATTTCAATTACACAAAAGCAAAGAGGCTTTTATATGAGTAAAGTCAATATGGCTACAATGCCCTTAGTGGTCAGGTGGGGATTAGAGCTGCAGTAGCTCTGCAGGGACCCACCTTATGGAGCCAGCCAAGCTCCCTGCTCCAGCCCGGCTGGGTTTGCCTTGACTTCCCCCTCCTGTTCTCCACTCCCATTCTGAGCTCACCTGCTTCTGGGCCTCTCCCACAGCCATGAACACTGTTCTGCTCAGCAATCTCTTCTCCCTGCCAAGAATCGTCTACGCCATGGCTGCTGATGGACTCTTCTTCCAGGTGTTTGCCCACGTGCACCCCAAGACCCAGGTGCCAGTAGTGGCCATCGTTGTGTTTGGAAGCCTCATGGCAGTACTGGCCCTGATCCTAGACCTGGAGGCCCTGGTCCAGTTTTTATCTATTGGGACACTGCTGGCCTACACCTTTGTGGCAGCTAGCATCATCATCCTTCGCTTCCAGACAGTCCCAGCCCCTAGCTCACCACCAGCCTTATCCAGCCCAGGCCCCCCCTCCAAACAGTATGAGTCCTTCTCTGACAGGCTGCAGCTGGTAGGGGCCACCCAGCCTGAGGCCCCCAAGCCGGGTCAGCTCAAGCTAGCCTGGCGGCCCTACCTGCCCTTTCTGAGCACCCACTGTGGCTCAGGGGCTTCTGTGATCTGggccctggggggcctcatggtGTCTGCCATTGGGTTCAGCTGTGTGCTTATCTTTGGGGATGCCCCCCTGCACCTGCCCCAGTGGTGCTCCACCTTCCTGCTGGTCCTCTTCAGTCTGGCCTTCCTATTCAGCCTCCTTCTCCTTGGTGCCCATCAGCAGCAGCCAAGCCAGGATACTTTCCAGGTAACTTTCCTCCTCCAACTTCCTCagcccttttgccctcccttccaatttttctcctcccaagaatcatagtccttgccctcaaagaacttccattctaataggGGGAGCAACATGTCAATAACTAGATACCTATATGGTGGTTTGAAGGCAATCTGAAACGGGAAAGGTATTGGCAGCTAGGGACCCTGGGGAAGGCCtgctgcagaaggtgggattttagatgaGTCTTCACTAGGTGtgaaagtcagtcagtcagaagATAATCTTTTCTTAAGCCCTAATGTACTAGGCAttggtgctaagtgctgggtatacagaaaaagacaaaaacaaagttctggccagctctcaaggagcttacagtctaatgggggagacgacTCAGTACCAACCAGATATTTGCTGGATGAACTAaagataatcacagagggaaggctcCAGCATAAaaagggttggggaaggcttcctgtagaagatgagattttagctgggacttaaaggacaTCAGGGAGGTCAATAGTCAGCAAAAGAGGGAGCATGTCTCAGGCATGTGGGTGGCTACAGAGAATGCCCAGAGCAGACAGATAgagggtcttgtttgtggaacagctgGGAGGCCTGTGTTACCAGAGCAAAGAGAACATGTTGGGGGGGAATAAGGTAAAAGACCGGAAACATGGGAAGGCATCAAAGCCATGGTGAGTAGGGGTGACATGCttggacctgcactttaggaaaatgactttcgtaactgagtggagggtggattggaaCGGGAGAGACTCAAGGCAGGCAGACCTCCCCTTCCCCACACCCATCCCTAATAGCTATTGCTACAGTCCTGGTGTGATGTGATGAGGGTCTGCTCCAAGGTTGgggaagtgtcagaggagagaaggaggttatatgcaagagatgttgcaaaggtggaATGGACATCAGATGCTGTACAGTTGAAACTGATCAGAGATGTTGCAATGGTGAAATGaacaagagatgctgcagaggtgaaattgacaggcctttaAACCAGCTTGAATGTATGTGGGGGGGTTCAAGCTAGTGAGGGATCCAGGATGACCCCTGGTTTAAGAGCCTGAGGGATTGGGAGGAGGACTTGACTGCAAaggtttttcattctttcattccaaAGGAGCACTCACACATTTATGCACAATGTCTAACACATAGTATGCACTGAATATCTACTTGTTGGCTGACTAAATGACTACCTCAGCACATATACTGACTCCTCCACCTGGGTGCAAATCCTTCCCACACTCACCTCTGGGACCCCTAGAATCCCCTTTAGGACACACTTGCCCACTCCCACACCGACCAAGTCCCCTCTTGGCACCTGGGGTTCTTAGCTTAGCTGCTCGAGCTTCTATTTGACTGTATATTTCTAAACAAAATTGATTTCAGAGCCAATGATGATTCTCCTCATTCTTGGTGGAGGTTGGAAGGGTTgagatggaagaagagagggaataagGAGCCAGTGTAGATGAAGGAGAGAGATTTTGGTTATGCTCACAACCCTGGTACTGTTGTGACCACACCTGAGCCTCTGGGAGGGGGGTGAGCTGAGCAGATCACACCCCTACCTGCCCAGttcccctctcccactctttcccCACTACTCTGTGCTTCAACCTTGCCCTCCACTGTCTCCTAGATCCCTTGGGTGCCTCTGATTCCAGCCCTGAGCATCCTTCTGAATATCTGTCTCATGATGAAATTGAGCTATATGACCTGGCTGCGTTTTGCTATCTGGTTACTGGCAGGTGAGTGTCCAAGTGAGCTCTGGCTTCTCATTCTCAGGGGCTGATAGGGTCTCTCCAGGGCTGGGAACCACTGTCATCTCCACACACCACTGCCTTTCAATGCAGCAGACATCTACCGAGGGCCAGGTGCTTTGTGAACCCTGGAGATCAATgtcccctgctctcaaggggcttcTAGTTTATATTCTGTTCCTGCCCTGAGGAGGGGACTTTATCCCTTTCAAATAAACTATGACCATTTTACCATCTGATTGGGGCTCGCTTTGAGGGCTCAggttggggaggaggagacagcTGAGAGTGGAAGCTTTCTGTGCCTCTTCTCAGTCTATCTTGTCTGGTCTGGCTGGACTCtcccttcctgaccccaggctccTAAGCAGAATCAGAAGTCCCCGGTTCCCTGGGACCTTAAAGGAGAGAGAATCTAAACCTGGGCAGGGGAATGTGACCAGGTTGTTTGTGGCAGTCTGGCAACCTCttctcacaataatgtttttaaatgcacaaaataaaatacacaggattacaaaggaaacacaattttaaaatagttgtcaaaatattttttaaaaagagttcttAATCCCAGGTTAAGGATCTGGGTCTTAACCCAGCATCCCTGACTAGGAAGAGGTCATGTGACCCCTGTAGGAAGACCAGAAGTCGTGGGGATCTTGTGATGTCTGGGGCAGCCCCGTTCTCATTTGGACACTTTCACCGTTAGATAATGTCTCAATATATGAAGCCCTGTGACTCCTTTACCAATGGGAAGGTTCTACTTTCTAGAACTAAACAGAACAGACTGAACACCTCTTTCTGAACAGCTCCGTCAGGTTGTTGTACACTGTGGTATTTctgtttgatgtcaggaaaagcttacgattagaatgggctgccttaaaTGGTAGCTTCCTATGCCTACAGATGTTTTGGCAGAGGCTGGGTAACCTCTTGTATGCTTTCCTCTCAGATGGGCACAGGCCTCCTGGGCAGCCTAACCTTTCTTTCCCCTAACCCCCACAGGGCTTGGCGTCTACTTTGGCTATGGAATCAGACACAGCAAGGAGAATGTGAAGGACGCTCAGGGTTCAGGCAGCACCCGATATGTGGTATTCCCCAGTGGAAGCCTTGAGGAGACTGTGGAAACAGTGCAGCCCCCTGGCCAAGCCAGCTCAGGACCTCCTCCCAGCGCTGACAGTCCTAGCCCGGGGAGCAGCGGCTGATGCCCAGCAAACTGTTCAGAAGGGTCCTCACTACCAGGGGCTGGCAGGCCTggcttctcctcccccaccccttatGGCTCTCTTCCAGCACCCTTGGAGCCTCCCtctgaggaggaaggaagcatATTGTGAGAGCAATCTCCCCCACCCaccttccctgccttcctcctgTTGGCCTGACCCTGAGGCCCCTACAACCAGCCACTCTGGAAGTGGCCCATAGATGTCTGTCTGGGGGTGGGGCATGGGGGCAGAGGGCTGGGGGAAGCACCCATGGGGAGCCCTTGCTTCTAGTGAGTCATGTCCAAGGGCCCGGAGGGTTAGGAGAAGTTTGGAGAGCTTGGAGGCATCTGGAAAGAGTGATGACTGATTATAAGCaattatacattttttctttgctgGTGCTGTGTATGCCATTGAGACAGCTGGTACGGTGAAGAATGTTAATACCGATACCAACAACCCACACAGAACTTTCTGTCTTTGTTCTCAACAGAGGGGGCGGTGGGGCCCAGGAAAGGGAAGAGCCAGCTCTGATGGGGACGGATCTGCTCATGGTTTGTCTCCAAGGACCTGGGGTCTCTCTCCCCAGCTATCTTGAGGGGTGATCTAAGCAGTCTCTCCTCAGTCCATCCAtgaataagcacctactgtgccaGGTACCCTGTCTCAGTCACGGCACACCCAGCGATGAAACGTGGTCTGTTTGCTTCTGAGGGAGCCGATCTCTCCCTTTGCTGTGGGGATGAGTCAGAAGGGCTCCCTCCATGTGGCTGGGCTCAGGGCTCCCACGGGCCTTCACACCCTTCGGAGCTAGGGACACCTGGGCTCCCTGAGCAGCATAGCCCACAGTCAGTCAATGAGGCAGATTGGAAAGGGCCTTCTTTGTGCCCAGTCCTGGACTAAGCACCTGGATCCtgagaaaggccaaaaaaaacccagtccctgccctcaagggaccCATATTCTAATGGGGTGGACTTAGATAACTAGGGTGTGCAAGCTATATACAGAGTATTGTATGCGGTATCCATGCATGGGTATGGCCCTGGATCAGGAAGGCTTGgtacagaaggcagaagaggtGGGTCAGCACCTCGTTCGAGTTATCAAGTTTCACCTCtggtaagcctcagtttcctcctctgaaatggGTTAACGAtcctctccatccttccttttctGGGTTGTAGATAGTGGGGAGGCCTGGGCCTCTAGGCCTGCTTCTCAGATTCCATCTCTGACCTTTCTGCTGACCGTGGGCTTCACGTCTCTGTAGAGCTGCCTGGTGGATGTTTTGTGCGGGATATCGAGCCTTAAACATAACTCGTCTTCCTGcccaaaccctctcctcttcctaacagTCTTAGTGCAGTCGAGAGCCTCCAGGCTCCGAGCCCAGGTGTCAGCCTCAGCACCTCACTTCCCCTCATCCTCTGCAGCCAATCAGAAGCCGAGTTCGCAATGTTTCTGGTACACGCCCCCTTCTCTCCGAAGCTGCCCCGCCCTGAT harbors:
- the SLC7A4 gene encoding cationic amino acid transporter 4 isoform X2; this translates as MAWGLPSAASLARLCKKLNRLKPLEDTMMETSLRRCLSTLDLALLGIGGMVGSGLYVLTGTVAKEMAGPAVIISFAVAAVASLLAALCYAEFGARVPRTGSAYMFTYVSMGELWAFLIGWNVLLEYMIGGAAVARAWSGYLDSIFSHHIRNFTETHVGVWQVPFLARYPDFLAAGILLIAAAFVSCGARVSSWLNHIFSALSLGVIIFIVILGFVLAQPKNWSTQEGGFAPFGFSGILAGTATCFYAFVGFDVIAASSEEARNPKRAVPMAIAISLSLVAGAYILVSMVLTLMMPWHSLDPESALADAFYRRGYGWAGFVVAVGSICAMNTVLLSNLFSLPRIVYAMAADGLFFQVFAHVHPKTQVPVVAIVVFGSLMAVLALILDLEALVQFLSIGTLLAYTFVAASIIILRFQTVPAPSSPPALSSPGPPSKQYESFSDRLQLVGATQPEAPKPGQLKLAWRPYLPFLSTHCGSGASVIWALGGLMVSAIGFSCVLIFGDAPLHLPQWCSTFLLVLFSLAFLFSLLLLGAHQQQPSQDTFQIPWVPLIPALSILLNICLMMKLSYMTWLRFAIWLLAGLGVYFGYGIRHSKENVKDAQGSGSTRYVVFPSGSLEETVETVQPPGQASSGPPPSADSPSPGSSG
- the SLC7A4 gene encoding cationic amino acid transporter 4 isoform X1 encodes the protein MASGQGPHLELRCFVFPAPTRQVQALCPSSIFLPRTLDPARSPSMAWGLPSAASLARLCKKLNRLKPLEDTMMETSLRRCLSTLDLALLGIGGMVGSGLYVLTGTVAKEMAGPAVIISFAVAAVASLLAALCYAEFGARVPRTGSAYMFTYVSMGELWAFLIGWNVLLEYMIGGAAVARAWSGYLDSIFSHHIRNFTETHVGVWQVPFLARYPDFLAAGILLIAAAFVSCGARVSSWLNHIFSALSLGVIIFIVILGFVLAQPKNWSTQEGGFAPFGFSGILAGTATCFYAFVGFDVIAASSEEARNPKRAVPMAIAISLSLVAGAYILVSMVLTLMMPWHSLDPESALADAFYRRGYGWAGFVVAVGSICAMNTVLLSNLFSLPRIVYAMAADGLFFQVFAHVHPKTQVPVVAIVVFGSLMAVLALILDLEALVQFLSIGTLLAYTFVAASIIILRFQTVPAPSSPPALSSPGPPSKQYESFSDRLQLVGATQPEAPKPGQLKLAWRPYLPFLSTHCGSGASVIWALGGLMVSAIGFSCVLIFGDAPLHLPQWCSTFLLVLFSLAFLFSLLLLGAHQQQPSQDTFQIPWVPLIPALSILLNICLMMKLSYMTWLRFAIWLLAGLGVYFGYGIRHSKENVKDAQGSGSTRYVVFPSGSLEETVETVQPPGQASSGPPPSADSPSPGSSG